In a genomic window of Cyprinus carpio isolate SPL01 chromosome A10, ASM1834038v1, whole genome shotgun sequence:
- the LOC109066558 gene encoding protein C-ets-2-like → MCNMEPLLPGFRNTLKRQAAFELFEDPMSLFSGFYPVEEEQAAQEVPSGLDRFSQDAGVCSVPLLTPCSKAVVSQALKDSFNGFSKVQRVCGISNNPRKWTKQHVLQWLYWASGEFSLTNISFFRFDMSGQELCDLGKDGFLDLAPDFVGDILWEHLEQMMRGCQEQEAAGVLSREGSWTSSVGLEECSLTVPDCRSSLLRELFETSEECGQLSLYSRPQLSTVSFSCMKASPRPGAAVSSGEQTSVESVESVDGSESVLRSWGSHSSLADAQRVPSYDSFEEELGVAPLGLGKQGLSFKDYVQERNEPLEQGKPVIPAAVLAGFTGSGPIQLWQFLLELLTDTSCQSIISWTGDGWEFKLTDPDEVARRWGKRKNKPKMNYEKLSRGLRYYYDKNIIHKTSGKRYVYRFVCDLQNLLGYTVDELHGMLGVQPDTED, encoded by the exons ATGTGTAACATGGAGCCTCTTTTACCTGGATTCAGAAACACACtaaag CGTCAGGCAGCGTTTGAGCTGTTTGAAGACCCCATGTCTCTGTTCTCGGGCTTCTATCCGGTCGAGGAGGAGCAGGCCGCTCAGGAGGTCCCGTCCGGTCTGGACCGCTTCTCTCAGG ATGCCGGCGTGTGCTCGGTTCCTCTGCTGACCCCCTGCAGTAAAGCCGTGGTCAGTCAGGCGCTGAAGGACAGCTTTAACGGCTTCTCCAAGGTGCAGCGTGTCTGCGGGATCTCCAACA ACCCGCGCAAGTGGACGAAGCAGCACGTCCTGCAGTGGCTGTACTGGGCGTCCGGAGAGTTCAGTCTGACCAACATCAGCTTCTTCAGGTTTGACATGAGCGGACAGGAGCTGTGCGACCTGGGAAAGGACGGGTTCCTGGATCTGGCTCCGGATTTCGTGGGTGATATCCTGTGGGAGCACCTGGAGCAGATGATGAGAG GCTGTCAGGAGCAGGAAGCGGCCGGAGTGTTGAGTCGCGAGGGCAGCTGGACGAGCA gtgtggGTCTGGAGGAGTGTTCTCTGACGGTTCCTGATTGTCGCAGCAGTCTCCTGCGGGAGCTCTTCGAGACGTCTGAGGAGTGTGGTCAGCTGTCCCTGTACTCCAGACCTCAGCTCAGCACCGTCAGCTTCAGCTGCATGAAAGCGTCTCCGCGTCCCGGCGCAGCAG TCTCGTCCGGCGAGCAGACGTCGGTGGAGAGTGTGGAGAGTGTGGATGGCTCTGAGAGTGTCCTCCGCTCCTGGGGGAGCCACTCGTCCCTCGCCGACGCCCAGCGCGTCCCGTCCTACGACAGCTTCGAGGAGGAGCTCGGCGTGGCTCCGCTGGGCCTCGGCAAACAGGGCCTGTCCTTCAAAGACTACGTCCAGGAGAGGAACGAGCCGCTGGAGCAGGGCAAACCCGTCATCCCCGCTGCCGTGCTGGCCGGATTCACCG GAAGTGGCCCCATCCAGCTGTGGCAGTTCCTGCTGGAGCTGCTGACGGACACGAGCTGTCAGAGCATCATCAGCTGGACCGGAGACGGCTGGGAGTTCAAGCTCACCGACCCCGACGAG GTGGCGCGCCGCTGGGGGAAGAGGAAGAACAAGCCCAAGATGAACTACGAGAAGCTGAGCCGAGGCCTGCGCTACTACTACGACAAGAACATCATCCACAAGACGTCAGGGAAGCGCTACGTGTACCGCTTCGTCTGCGACCTGCAGAACCTGCTGGGATACACCGTGGACGAGCTGCACGGCATGCTGGGAGTGCAGCCGGACACCGAGGACTGA